AGTACCAGATGCCGAGCAGCTCGAGGACGTCGGCGGGGGCGGCGGTCGGTCGCCAGGGCGCGGGGGCGGGCGCCAGGTGGGTGCGCGCCAGGTCCCACAGGTCGCCGACGAGTGCCGGGTCGAGCCCTGCGGTGGTGTTCGCCATCGCCGTGAGCCCGAGGCCGGTCTCGACCTCGACCTGCACGACGGCGAGGAAGCCGGGCATCGACCCGCCGTGCCCCACGGTGCGGCGGCCGTCGGCGTTGCCGACCTGCAGGCCGAGGCCCCAGGCGGTCGTCCACGGCTCGCCGGGTCGGTCGTCGACCATGCCGGGGACGCGCATCTCCGCGAGGGTGTCAGGGCTCAGCACCTCGCCGACGTCACCCGCCAGGAAGGCGCACCAGCGTCCGAGGTCGGTCGCGGTGGACCACAGCTGGCCGGCCGGGGCCATCGCGCCGGCGTCGTGCTCGGGCTCGGGCAGGACCACGTCGGCCCACGGGTGGACGGCGAGTCCGGGGGCGGCCGGCGCCACCGGCCGGGGGGTGGTGCGGGTCATGCCGAGGGGGGCGAGCACCTCCTCGGCCACCACGTCCGCCCACGGTCGCCCGCGGACGCGCTCCACCACCCCGCCGAGCAGCCCGAACCCGACGTTCGAGTAGTGGAAGCGCCGGTCGGCCGGTCCGACCGGCCCCCGCGCCGCCAGGTCGGCGACCAGGTCGTCGACCGGGCCGCCGGCCGTGCGCTCCCACCACGGCCCGCCGGTCTCCGCGGGGGTCCCGCCGGCGTGCATGAGGAGCTGGCCGATGCTGACCTGCAGGCCCGTGCCGGGCAGGTGCGCCTCGATCGGATCCGACAGCGCCACCCGCCCCTCGTCGCGGAGGCGCATGACGGCGACCGCCACCAGCGTCTTGGTGATCGAGCCGATGCGGTACTGGGTGTCCGCGTCGGGGACCGATCCCTCCACCTCGCCGGCTCCGCCGCTCCACACGAGCTGACCCTCGCGGACGACGCCGGCGACGAGGGAGGGGGTGCGGTGCTCGCGCTGCGCCCGCTCGAGGCGCCGCTGCAGCGGCGCGCCGTCGTCGGGATCCTCCATCGGTCCTCCATTCGCTCACGGCGGCCAGCGCCGTGCGACACCGTCGTTGTTAAACTTAGCAGCGTGCGGACGCGCACCGACAACCCCTTCGTCCCCGGGTCGGACTCCATCCCCGCCGTGTGGGCGGGGCGCGCCGCCGAGCTCGCGGACTTCCGCGACGAGGTGCGGGTCCGTCGCCTCGCCGGCGCGTACGAGCGCGGGCGGGTGTTCATCGGCGAGCCGGGGATCGGCAAGTCGGTCCTCGCCGGCCGCATCGCCCGCGACGCACGGGAGCTGGGCGACCTGGTGCTGCCCACGATCCGCCTGCCGCGTGGCGACGACCCCGTGCCGCTGCTGGCTGCCGCCGTGGCCGAGGCGATCACCAGCCGGTCGCTCGGCGCGAGGGTCGGGGCACTGGCCGCTGACCTGTCGGAGCGGATCACCGCGATCAGCGCCGGGGTGACCGTCCGCCTCGACGCGTCGCGGCCCGCGACGCCGGCGCACCGGCAGCTCCGCGAGGCGCTGCTGGTGCTCGCGACGCTGGCGGCCGGGGACGGGGTGGCGCTGGTGGTCCACGTCGACGAGGTGC
The window above is part of the Euzebya sp. genome. Proteins encoded here:
- a CDS encoding serine hydrolase domain-containing protein; the protein is MEDPDDGAPLQRRLERAQREHRTPSLVAGVVREGQLVWSGGAGEVEGSVPDADTQYRIGSITKTLVAVAVMRLRDEGRVALSDPIEAHLPGTGLQVSIGQLLMHAGGTPAETGGPWWERTAGGPVDDLVADLAARGPVGPADRRFHYSNVGFGLLGGVVERVRGRPWADVVAEEVLAPLGMTRTTPRPVAPAAPGLAVHPWADVVLPEPEHDAGAMAPAGQLWSTATDLGRWCAFLAGDVGEVLSPDTLAEMRVPGMVDDRPGEPWTTAWGLGLQVGNADGRRTVGHGGSMPGFLAVVQVEVETGLGLTAMANTTAGLDPALVGDLWDLARTHLAPAPAPWRPTAAPADVLELLGIWYWGPRAHVLRLADGELHLAPMEGSGRVSRFAPRDDGTWVGRDGYYAGEVLTAVRRGDGTTRHLDLGSFIFTRTPYDPHADVPGGVDPAGWR
- a CDS encoding AAA family ATPase — protein: MRTRTDNPFVPGSDSIPAVWAGRAAELADFRDEVRVRRLAGAYERGRVFIGEPGIGKSVLAGRIARDARELGDLVLPTIRLPRGDDPVPLLAAAVAEAITSRSLGARVGALAADLSERITAISAGVTVRLDASRPATPAHRQLREALLVLATLAAGDGVALVVHVDEVQNITDRDAMSQLLVVLGDVLSATRTATDSAGNPHERHLPVVVVLTGLWNFVDDATRAAGATFARRFKPYHLAALEDADVRTALAPFTSTGWRVLTDDGPAAVTMTAPAVDRLVDAVRGDPFLLQLVGKAAWDAGDGPVIDLDDVCAAVEVARGEMRHHAERALERLP